A region from the Hydra vulgaris chromosome 10, alternate assembly HydraT2T_AEP genome encodes:
- the LOC136085915 gene encoding uncharacterized protein LOC136085915, translating into MPELSTCCIGKALNEQCYLSNKSKRYQELSKLNQELISLRSKINPIDFLCSYHEKVYLSRYENEHRRYCCNPLNKHAKNVKNSLRVISLSYAKDFGLIPGQKICTSCRKILNCKHNTKENELQEKEIYVDNHTLKEDLNSSIASFGCSPLKLVSKKDRVAYGKRKIDSVRAHTQKAVANVLGLEIAALCGIESPSKKCLKKTNTDLDNIMTQIKSKFEKTLSNSEKITLLTLTPDSWSIEKTQKFFFTSKRSVVQARKLSKKSGILLKPSPKSGRKLSEDVITEVVHFYECDECSRVCPGKKEFVSVKVDSKKQHIQKRLLLVNMKELHIEFKKKYNYLKVGFSKFCELRPKWCIPVGGASGLHAVCVC; encoded by the exons atgcCTGAGCTTTCTACTTGCTGTATTGGTAAAGCATTAAATGAACAGTGCTATCTatctaataaaagtaaacgCTACCAAGAACTGTCTAAACTAAACCAAGAGCTTATTTCTTTGAGAAGCAAAATAAATCCCATAGATTTTCTTTGTAGCTATCACGAGAAAGTTTACTTGTCGAGGTATGAGAATGAACATCGCAGGTATTGTTGTAATCCGTTGAACAAGCACGCAAAAAATGTGAAAA ATTCTCTTAGAGTTATCAGTCTTTCATATGCCAAAGATTTTGGTTTAATACCTGGTCAAAAAATTTGCACTAGTTGCAGAAAAATTCTGAATTGCAAAcataatacaaaagaaaatgaactCCAAGAAAAAGAAATCTATGTTGACAACCATACATTAAAAGAAGATCTTAATTCAAGTATTGCAAGTTTTGGATGCTCACCTCTAaaacttgtttcaaaaaaagatagaGTTGCATATGGAAAGCGTAAAATTGATAGCGTAAGAGCTCATACACAAAAGGCTGTTGCCAATGTGCTAGGTTTAGAAATAGCTGCACTTTGTGGAATTGAATCACcctcaaaaaaatgtttgaaaaaaacaaacacagaTTTAGACAATATTATGActcaaattaagtcaaaatttgaaaaaacattgtcaaattctgaaaaaatcACACTTCTTACACTCACTCCAGACAGTTGGTCAATAGAGAAAActcagaagtttttttttacttcaaaaagaTCTGTAGTACAAGCCagaaaattaagtaaaaaaagtggaATACTATTAAAACCTTCTCCAAAATCAGGTAGAAAACTAAGCGAAGATGTAATTACAGAGGTTGTTCATTTCTACGAATGCGATGAATGTTCAAGGGTTTGTCCAGgaaaaaaagagtttgtttCAGTTAAAGTAGATAGTAAAAAGCAACATATTCAAAAGCGCCTTCTACTAGTCAATATGAAAGAGCTacatattgagtttaaaaagaaatataattatcttaaagttggattttcaaaattttgtgagCTAAGGCCCAAGTGGTGCATTCCTGTGGGTGGTGCTTCTGGTCTGCATGCAGTTTGTGTTTGTTAG